The stretch of DNA GAATCGAATCCAAGCGGCGATACGAGTCATCAAAGAAGAGCTCCATCAACAACTCGAAATCTTTCAGTCCCAGGGCAAACTGCTCGAAGCACAACGACTCTCCGCTCGCACTCGATTCGACCTCGAGATGATGGCCGAGGTAGGCCATTGTCCTGGCATCGAAAACTACAGCCGACCTTTGTCCGGAAAACCTCCGGGTTCGTCCCCCGACACCCTTTACGAATTCTTCCCGAAGGACTTCGTCACTTTCGTCGACGAAAGCCACGTCACCGTGCCGCAAGTTCGAGCGATGTATGCTGGCGACCGCAGTCGTAAAGAGACTCTTGTCTCGCATGGTTTCCGCTTACCAAGCGCGCTTGATAATCGGCCTTTGAAGTTTGAAGAATGGGAAAAGCGAACAGGGCAAATTTGCTTCGTCAGCGCTACGCCGAGCGACTACGAACTGGAACGAACCAGTGGCGAGGTCGTTGAACAGATCATTCGACCGACCGGCTTGCTGGATCCTGAAGTCGACGTGGTTTCGGCACGTGGCCAGGTGAATCATTTGCTTCAAGAGATTCGTATCCGTGCCGAAAAGAACGAACGGGTATTGGTAACGGCGCTAACCAAACGTTTGGCGGAAGATTTATCGACGTTCTTCCAAGAGCAAAACGTGCGATGTCGATGGTTACACAGCGAGCTCAACGCCTTCGAACGCGTGGAATTGCTGCAGGAACTTCGCGCCGGGACGTTCGATTGTCTTGTGGGAGTGAACCTGCTGAGAGAAGGCCTCGACTTGCCCGAAGTTTCGCTCGTTGCGATCCTGGATGCTGACAAGGAGGGTTTTCTGCGTAGTGAAACCAGTCTGATTCAAACCATCGGCCGGGCGGCTCGAAATGCCAATTCCAAGGTCATTCTGTATGCCGACAAGGTCACTCATTCGATGAAGATGGCGATCGATGAAACAGAACGCCGAAGGGCAATTCAACAGCGATACAACGAAGAACATGGAATCACACCGGAGACGATCATCAAATCGATTCGATCTGGCATCGAAGCCGACGCTTCAAAGCATCGCACGGCAGCCGCGGCGGCCAAGGGCGAGGCCGACGGAACCTATATCACCATCGAATATGTCGATGCTCTTGAGCGAGAAATGCTGTCCGCAGCCGAGGCGTTGGAGTTTGAACGAGCTGCATCCCTTCGCGATCGCGTGCTGCAACTCCGCGACAACATCGGCAAGCCGCTGGCCGAAGTGGAAATGACCGCTCCGAAAAGTTCTGGGCAACCGGGACGTCAAAAGCGGGGACGCAAGGGAGTGAAGTCCGGTCGATCAAAAGTACCCAGACCCAAGTCGGGATAGTCGCCATGCACTCCGTG from Rubripirellula amarantea encodes:
- the uvrB gene encoding excinuclease ABC subunit UvrB, with amino-acid sequence MTDPLPLADFDLHCPFQPGGDQPAAIEALTRGFKSGRESQVLLGATGTGKTFTMANVIANLRRPALVLSHNKTLAAQLYGEFKEFFPNNAVHYFVSYYDYYQPEAYIPQRDVYIEKDSSINEEIDRLRLATTSSLVSRRDVVIIASVSSIYGLGSPKDYKEQTVALHRGEQTRRDHLLLKLVDILYERNDINFERGKFRVRGDSIELWPSYEEFAYRIEMWGDEIEQISLIKPVSGETIKTTDHLYIYPARHFVMPENRIQAAIRVIKEELHQQLEIFQSQGKLLEAQRLSARTRFDLEMMAEVGHCPGIENYSRPLSGKPPGSSPDTLYEFFPKDFVTFVDESHVTVPQVRAMYAGDRSRKETLVSHGFRLPSALDNRPLKFEEWEKRTGQICFVSATPSDYELERTSGEVVEQIIRPTGLLDPEVDVVSARGQVNHLLQEIRIRAEKNERVLVTALTKRLAEDLSTFFQEQNVRCRWLHSELNAFERVELLQELRAGTFDCLVGVNLLREGLDLPEVSLVAILDADKEGFLRSETSLIQTIGRAARNANSKVILYADKVTHSMKMAIDETERRRAIQQRYNEEHGITPETIIKSIRSGIEADASKHRTAAAAAKGEADGTYITIEYVDALEREMLSAAEALEFERAASLRDRVLQLRDNIGKPLAEVEMTAPKSSGQPGRQKRGRKGVKSGRSKVPRPKSG